The Amycolatopsis nigrescens CSC17Ta-90 genomic interval AGTACTGCCACTGCGGGTTCTTCCGCGCCATGTGGCCGATCATGGTGACCTCGGCAAGGGTGTCCGGAACCGAGTCGTGGCGCGGGAAGATGACCGGCACGTGCGTGCCGACCGGCGCCCGGCCGGGTTCCGCGCTGACCACCACGGCGAACGGGTTGCGCCGGACCAGGTCCACCTCCATCGCCGGTGACGGCGCGACGTAGGGGCCGTACACGTGCATGGGATTCCTCTCCTGTCCGGAAGCTGGTCCAGATCTTCTCAGCCTGCCGAGGGCGCTGAGCAGTGCGTGCCGCCGGGGGCGGGCACGTCGAGGGTCGGGTTCCGGTCGAAGAAGCCGACCGGCCGGAGGACGAACCCGCAGTGATCGACGGGCATCACCGGCCAGTCCTCCGGCCGCGGGAAGTGCGTCATGCCGAAGGTGTGCCACAGCACCAGATCGGTGCCGTCCAGGTCGCGGTCCGCCAGGGTGTACGCGGGCAGTCCCGCGCCGGCGGGGCCCTGGTTGACCAGGTCGCCCGCCGGATAGCGCTCGTCCGGGTGGTACCGGGTGACCCAGAGATGCCGGGCGGCGAAGGTGGCCCGGCCGTGGATCGCGGAGGACTCGTCGGCGAGCAGGGTCGGCTGGCCCTGCGGGATCAGCGCGTAGCCGGGCGCGTCGCCGAGCCGGTTGCGCTTTTCCGGGTTGACCACGTGCCAGGTGCGTCCGAGCGACGGCTCGGCCATCCGCTGGGCCTGCCGCTCGCTGCGCAACCTGGTGGCGCGGCGGCGGAAAGCGTTGCCGTGCGGGTTCTGCTCGCTCATCGGCACGCGTTCCACCTCCACCTCGTCCACCGCGTTGGTGCCGCCGTCCACGGACATGTCCAGCCGCACGTTGAACAGGTGCTGGTGGTACGGCGCCGCGAGCTCGGGCGCCACCTGGGACGCGTACGGGGCGATCCGCTCGTCGTAGCGGGCGGTGAACACCACACCGGTGGCCTTCGCCTTCAGCTCGATCGTGCCGTCCAGGTAGAGGTACCAGTAGAAGCCGTAGTCGTAGTTGCCGACGGTGACGAAGAAGGAGATCACCAGCCGCCGCTGCCGCCGGGTCTGCCTGCTGTGGTTGGACGGGTCGGTGTGCTTCCACAGCACGCCGTCGTCCTCCTCGTGGATGCAGATCGCGTTCGGCAGGGTCACCGGCCGCCCGTCCCCGCCCGCCACCACCGCGTCCAGGTAGGTGATCACGCCGAGGCAGTCGCAGCCGAGCTCGAGCGCGTTGGCCAGCCTGCCGAGCTGGTACTCGCCGGTGTCGAAGTAGTTCTGCCAGAAGCGGATCGGCCCCGGGTCGGCGTAGGGCACCACCATCTCGGCCACCGAAGCCCGGTAGAGCACCGGCCGGTAGCGCTCGCCGTCGCGGAAGCCGAGCTGGTGCAGTACCAGGCCCTCGCGCATGTCGTAGCCGAGGCGCAGCCGCCAGTTCTCCCAGTGCAGCTCGTCGCCCGCTACGGTGAAGCTCGGGCCTTCCGGCTGGGTGATCTCGATCGGGCGCAGCGAGGTCCGCATCAGGCCGCTGACCTCGGGGTCGTCGTAGTCGCCGGACTCGGCGGGGATCGGCACCGCGCCGGTGTCCACGATCTCCCGCACCGACCGCTCGATCAGGTCCACATAGGCGACCAACCCGTCCACCGGATGCGCCCAGACCATTGTGGACGGTTCGGGCCGCCAGTGCGCGAGCACCCGTACCATCCGGCGCCCGGAGTCCGGAATGGACTCGAAGCGCCCGGCGGACAGCGCGGCCAGATAGACCTGCGCCGGGTCCTCGATGCCGCGGCGCAGCAGCGCGGCGCGCCAGCCCTCGTCCGCGGCCATGATCGCCCGCACCGTCTCGTGCTCCTCGGCCAGCACCGGGACCTGGCCCGCGGCCTCGGGATCGATCGGCGTCCTGGACAGCACGGTGTCGTCGGTGAGGCGGACCAGCACGTCCTCGGCCTCGCCGGATTTGATGTCCAGCAGCAGCGCGCGTACGTCGCGCGGAACCGGCGAGCCGTCCGCCTCGTGCCCGGCGACGTCCTCCTTGGCCGGTTCGGTAAGCCCGACGTAGGAGAACCGGGTCGTCTCGCGGAGCAGGCCCGATCTGCCGAGAATCTCCCGTGCCCTGCTGATTTCGGCGGCGGTCAGTGGGGCGAGCGGATGGCAACGGTCCGTCACGAGAGGTCCCCTGTCTGTAGGCGGTCGCACCTGGCGAATGCCGGAACGTTCCGGCATGTCTGCTCGGAGGCTAGCCGTCAGGATGCGAAATGGTCAACATTCGTTCCCGCGGGAAGGGATTCCCTTTGTTACAAGCAGATATCTCGTGCGGGGAATTCGGTTCGGGGGTTGACGGGGTGGACGCGCCGTCGTTTAATCACTCCCCATGTCGGAACGTTCCGGCATTACGCTCGAGCGCCGGCCGGTCCAGGCTGTGACTACGCGGCGTCGCCGGGAGAGTGAGGTCTCATGCGGATCAGGCTGCTCTGCACCGCGCTGGCCGTCGTGCCGCTGGTGGCCTCCTGCGCCGTGCAGCCGGTGGAGGAACCGGCAGGCCCGCAGCGGCCCGGTTATCTGGCCGCTGCGGACGAGTCGCTGCCCGCCGGCGGCACCCTCGAACTGCAGATGCCGGTGGACACCGGCGCGGCCACCGGCCTCGACCCGCAGCTGGCCGACGTGGCCACCTCGTGGCAGCTGATGTCGCTGGCCTACGAAACACTGGTCACGGTCGGCCCCGGCTTCCAGCCCGAACCGGGACTGGCGGTGAGCTGGGAGTCGCCGAGTCCCACCGAGTACGTCTTCCACCTGCGCGAGGGCGTCACCTTCGCCAACGGCCGCGCGATGGCCGCGGCCGACGTGGTGGGCAGCATGCGGCGCCTGCTGGCTGGCCAGGGGGTGTGGCGGACCCAGATCGGGCCGGTCGAGTCGGTGACCGAGCTGGACCGGAAAACGGTGCGGTTCAAGCTTTCCAGCCCGTACACCCCGTTCCTTTCGGCGCTGGCGAACACCCCGGCCGCGGTGCTGCCGATGGCCGAGATCGAGAACGGCTCGGTGGACCCGGCGAAGACCATGCTGGGCACCGGCCCGTTCGTGGTCGCCTTCCACCGGCAGGACGTGCTGTGGCGGTTCAAACGCCGTCCCGGCTACTGGGCGCCGGACCGGCCGGTGGCGGACGCGGTGAACATCTCGATCGTGCCGCAGGAGCCGACCAGGATCGCGTCGCTGCAGAACAACAGCGCCGGGCTGGCGGTGCTCGGCAACGTGGACGCGCCGCAGGTGCTGGCCGGGGTGCGCGGGGTGCGGGTCCGTGCACAGTCCACAACGGACTTCTACTACCTGATGCTGAACAGCAACGCGCCCGGTGGCAAGTTCGCCGATCAGCGGGTGCGGACCGCGATCAACATCGCGATGGACCGCGCGCAGATCGCCCAGATCGCCACCAACGGCCTCGGCAAGCCGACCGGGGTCACCCCGGTGGACCTGCCGGACGCCTGCGACCCGGCGCGGCTGCCGTCGGCGACCGCGGGGCTGGACCGGGCGCGGCAGCTGCTGAAGGAGGCGGGTGCGGAGAACCTGAAGTTCTCGATCACCGCGTACGCCACCGAGCCGGCGCCCGCGGTCGCGCAGGTGATCCAGCAGAACCTGGCGCGGATCGGCGTCGAGGTGACCATCGAACAGCTCGACGAGGGCAGCTGGGCCGGCAAGGTCTACGGCGCGGTGCCCGCCGGGTTCGACGCCGCGCTTTCCTGGTTCGCCGGTTACGCCGGGGCCGGCATGGTCGCGAAATGGTGGAACCCGGAGGCTGCTCAGTTCAACATCGGCTTCATGAAGCCGAATCCGGAGCTGAACCGGGTGATCGACTCGGCGACGTCCGAACCGGACGGTCCGGCGCGGGCACCCGCGCTGCGAGACCTGTGCGCCGCGGTCGACCAGGACGCGCAGATGATCCCGCTGGTCACCCGGCCGGTCATCATCGGCTACCGCGCGGACTCGGTGAGCCCGACGGTCTACGCCAACGAGGGATACGGCAACGCGTTCCGCCGGCTGGCCGAGTTCCGGTCCGCCGGCGGGCCGGCGTAGGACCCGCAGCGGAAAGGAAGAGGTAGTGCGCCTGTTTTCCTGGTGGGCCCGGCGGCTGGTGAGCGCGGTGCTGACCCTGTTCTTCGTCTCCATCCTGATCTTCGCCGCCTCGCGGCTGATGCCGGGCGGGTTCGCCGAGGTGGTGCTCGGTCCGTTCGCCAGCCCGGAGCAGCAGGCCGCGGTGTCCGAAAAGTACGGCCTCGACCAGAGCCTGGTCGCGCAGTACGGGCTCTGGCTCGCCGCCGCGGTCAAGGGCGATCTCGGCACCTCGCTGCTCAGCGGTGAGCCGGTGTCCAGCGAGTTCCTGCTGCGCATCCCGGTGACCGTCGAACTGACCCTGCTCGGCATCGGGGCGGCGGTGCTGATCGGTATCCCGCTCGGCGTGTACAGCGCGGTCCGGGCCGGCGAACGCGGTGGCGGCGCGCTGGGCAGGCTGGCCGGCGGGCTCGGCGTCAGCCTGCCTGAGTTCGTGCTCGGCAGCCTGGTGGTGTTCGTCTTCTCGCGGTACGCGCTCGGTCTCACGGTCGGCGGGTACCGGCCGCTCGGGGAGGACGTGGGCGCGAACCTGCGGTCGATGGTGCTGCCGGCCGGGGTGCTGTCCGTGTTCGCCATCGCGGTGACCGCGCGAACCACCCGTGACGCGGTGCTGAATGTGCTGGTCGAGCCGTACATCACCGCATCGGTGGCGCGGGGCGAGACACCGCTGTTCATCATCGCCAGGCACGTGCTGCGCAACGCGTCCATCCCGATCCTGGTGGTGCTGACCACGATCACCGCCTATCTGCTCGGCGGCGCGGTGATCATCGAGCACTTGTTCAACCTGCCCGGCGTCGGCTCCTACGTGGTGCAGGCGGTCGGCCGGCGGGACTACGCGGTGGTGCAGGCAGGCGTGCTGCTCGCGGCGGCGGTGTTCGTCCTGCTGAACATGCTCACCGACGCGACCTCCGGGGTGCTCGACCCGCGCTTCGGTGTCGCCCGTACCGGAAAGGCGGTCCGATGAACGGCTGGTGGCGCCGGCTCGACCGGCTCTCCCGCGCGGGACTGGTGTGCTTGGTACTGCTCGTGCTGGCGGCACTGGCCGGGCCGGTGTTCGGCCTCGGCGGGGCGTCCGACGCCATCGTCGGACCGCGTCTCGCGCCGCCGGGCGGGTCGTGGCCGCTGGGTACCGACCAACTCGGCAGGTCGATGCTGCCCAGGGTGCTCGAAGGGATCGGCACCACCCTGCTGCTGTCCACGATCGCGGTGCTGGTGACCGCGGCGGTGAGCACCCTGCTCGGGATCGTCGCCGGCTACCGCGGCGGCTGGCTCGGTGAGCTGGTGCTCCGGCTGGTGGACGTCGTCTACTCGTTCCCGACGATTGTGCTGGCCATCCTGGTCGCCGCGGTGCTCGGTCCCGGCCAGGTCGCGACCATGTGCAGCATCGTGCTGGTGACCATCCCGCTGATGACCAGGCTGGTGCGCACCGCGGCGATCACGGTGGCCGGGCGCGACTACATCACCTCGGCGGTGATCAGCGGAGTCGGCTGGTGGCGGATACTGGCCAGGCACGTGCTGCCGAACGTGTCCGGCACCATCGCCGTGCAGGGCACCTACGCGCTGTCCGTCGGCATCCTGGTCGAGGGCGGGCTGAGCTTCCTCGGCTTCGGGGTGCAGCCGCCGGCGTCTTCGCTGGGGGTGCTCATCCAGCAGGGCGGCATCTATCTGCTCGCGGCGCCCTGGCTGCTCGCCTTCCCCGGGGCGGTACTGGTCGTGGCGATCCTGGCCATCAACGTGTTCGGCGACGGTCTGCGCGACCGGCTCGAACCCAGGGAGTCGAGGAGTCTCGTATGAGTGCCCTGCTTCAGGTCGACGACCTGGTGGTCGACTACGGATCCGTGCGCGCGCTGGACGGTGCCCGACTGACTGTCCGAAGTGGAGAGACGGTGGGCATCGTCGGCGAAAGCGGCTCCGGCAAATCCACGCTCGGTGCGGCGATCGGCGGGCTGCTGCCGAGGGCCGCGCGGGTCACCGGCGGCGAGGTGCGGGTGGACGGCGCGGCGGTGGGCGGGATGTCGGCCGGCGAGCTGCGAGCGTTGCGGCGGAACCGGCTCGGCTTCATCTTCCAGGAGCCGATCGGTTCGCTGGACCCCACCATGCGGATCGGCAAGCAGGTCGAGCTGGCCCTGCGCGGCAGGGGGAACCGGCGCGACGTGCTCGACCGCCTTGCCACCGTCAAGCTCGCCGACCCGGCCAGGGTCGCCCGTTGCTACCCGCACCAGCTCTCCGGCGGGATGGCCCAGCGGGTGGCGATCGCGATGGCCATGGCGGCCGAGCCGGAGCTGCTGATCGCCGACGAGCCGACCGCCGCGCTGGACAGCCAGGTCCGCGAGGACGTGCTGGACCTGGTGTTCTCGCTGGCCGCCGAGGCGGGCACGACGATCCTGTGGCTGAGCCACGATCTGCCCGCGGTCGGCCGCCGCTGCTCGCGGGTGGTGGTGATGTACGGCGGCCGGGTGGTCGAGTCCGGCGCCGCGGCGGCCGTGCTCGCCGAACCGCGACATCCGTACACCGTGGCGCTGGCCAGGTCCGTGCCCGGCGCCGCGGCCGAAGGGGAGCGGCTGGCGTCGATCCCCGGGCAGCCGCCGGTGCTCACCGGGGCGGCCGCCGGCTGCTCCTTCGCGCCGCGTTGCCCGGCAGTGCTGGATTCCTGCGCCGGGGAACGGCCTCGGCTGCACGTCTCGGCGGACCGGGACGTGCTGTGCCATCGCGCGGAGGACGCGGCGACCGCCGAGACCGTGGGAGCGGCCCGATGAGCGAGCCCGTTCTCGAACTCGACGACGTGACCGTCACCTTCACCGCTGGGCCGCCGTTGCGGCGCCGTCCGGTGCACGCGATGCGGAACGTGACGTTGCGGCTGGCCCCCGGCGAGACCGTCGGGCTGGTCGGCGAGTCCGGTTCCGGCAAGACCACCACCAGCATGGTGGCGCTCGGTCTGCGCACCCCGACCACCGGTGCGGTGCGGTTCGAGGGCGAGCCGTTCCCGAAACGCCGCCGAGCGCTGGCCGGGCGGATGCAGGCGGTGCTGCAGCATCCACAGTGGTCACTCGACCCGCGGATGCGCGTCGGCAGGTCGGTCGGGGAGCCGCTGACCGTGCTGGGCGAGGAGTCCAGGGCCGAGCAGGACGAACGGACCCTCGCCATCCTGGACCAGGTCGGCCTGGACGCCTCGTTCGCGCAGCGGTATCCGCACCAGCTCTCCGGCGGTCAGCGCCAGCGGGTGTCGATCGCGCGGGCGCTGGTCACCCGGCCGCCGTTCCTGGTCTTCGACGAGGCGGTGAGCGCGCTGGACGTTTCGGTGCAGGCGCAGATCCTGAACCTGATCAAGGACCTGCAGGCCGAGTTCGGCTTCGCGGCCCTGTTCATTTCGCACGACCTCGGCGCTGTCCGGTATGTCGCGGACCGGGTCGCCGTGATGCGGCACGGGGAGATCGTGGAGACCGCCGACGCGGCGGTCTTCTACCGGATGCCGAACCATGAGTACTCGCGACAACTAGTGGAGGCACTGTGAGCAACACGCCGGAGACCCGGCTGGCCCGTCCGTCGACCTATGCGCCGGGAGCGGTGACGAACGACGACGTCGCGCTGACCCCGCAACCGAGCGAGGGCCGCGCGACGGTGCCGTTCGACCTGCCCGGGGTGCTCGTCGGCACGGCCGAGTACGCGGAAGGGCCGACCGGGTGCACGGTGCTGCACTTCCCGGAGGGCGCCCGCACCGCCATCGACGCCAGGGGAGGCGCGGTCGGCCTCAGCGGCGGATACCAGTTCCACCAGGCGATCGTGTTCGCCGGCGGCTCGGTGTACGGGCTGGAGGCGGCCGCCGGGGTGAGCACCGAACTGCTGCACCGCGCGGAGAACCGGACGCACTGGGCCGCGTTGCAGCACGTCTCCGGCGCGGTGATCTACGACTTCTCCACCAGGGACACCGCGATCGCGCCGGACGCCGCACTGGGCCGCGCCGCGCTGCGGAACGCGAAGGCAGGGGAGTTCCCGGTCGGCCGCTGCGGTGCCGGCCGGGCCGCGTCGGTCGGCAAGATCGACTTCGGCAGGGCCGAGTTCGCCGGCCAGGGCGCGGCGTTCCGCGAGTTCGGCGGGATGAAGGTGCTGGTGGCCACCGTGGTCAACGCGGTCGGAGTGGTGGTGGACCGGGATGGCCGGATCGTGCGCGGCAACGTGCATCCGGACACCCTGGAACGCCGGCTGCCCGTCGAGGACTACGCGGACTCTGCCGCCGGGGCGGAGCCGGTGAGCACGCTGGCCGGCAACACCACGTTGACCGTGCTGGTGACGAACGTGCGGCTGCCCGAGTTCGCGCTGCGTCAGCTCGGCACCCAGGTGCACAGTTCGATGCACCGGGCGATCCAGCCCTTCCACACCGAGATCGACGGC includes:
- a CDS encoding ABC transporter permease encodes the protein MNGWWRRLDRLSRAGLVCLVLLVLAALAGPVFGLGGASDAIVGPRLAPPGGSWPLGTDQLGRSMLPRVLEGIGTTLLLSTIAVLVTAAVSTLLGIVAGYRGGWLGELVLRLVDVVYSFPTIVLAILVAAVLGPGQVATMCSIVLVTIPLMTRLVRTAAITVAGRDYITSAVISGVGWWRILARHVLPNVSGTIAVQGTYALSVGILVEGGLSFLGFGVQPPASSLGVLIQQGGIYLLAAPWLLAFPGAVLVVAILAINVFGDGLRDRLEPRESRSLV
- a CDS encoding P1 family peptidase; the protein is MSNTPETRLARPSTYAPGAVTNDDVALTPQPSEGRATVPFDLPGVLVGTAEYAEGPTGCTVLHFPEGARTAIDARGGAVGLSGGYQFHQAIVFAGGSVYGLEAAAGVSTELLHRAENRTHWAALQHVSGAVIYDFSTRDTAIAPDAALGRAALRNAKAGEFPVGRCGAGRAASVGKIDFGRAEFAGQGAAFREFGGMKVLVATVVNAVGVVVDRDGRIVRGNVHPDTLERRLPVEDYADSAAGAEPVSTLAGNTTLTVLVTNVRLPEFALRQLGTQVHSSMHRAIQPFHTEIDGDILFTVTTDEVELNGVSATGLGALASEVAWDAVLSSAE
- a CDS encoding ABC transporter ATP-binding protein, translated to MSEPVLELDDVTVTFTAGPPLRRRPVHAMRNVTLRLAPGETVGLVGESGSGKTTTSMVALGLRTPTTGAVRFEGEPFPKRRRALAGRMQAVLQHPQWSLDPRMRVGRSVGEPLTVLGEESRAEQDERTLAILDQVGLDASFAQRYPHQLSGGQRQRVSIARALVTRPPFLVFDEAVSALDVSVQAQILNLIKDLQAEFGFAALFISHDLGAVRYVADRVAVMRHGEIVETADAAVFYRMPNHEYSRQLVEAL
- a CDS encoding ABC transporter substrate-binding protein encodes the protein MRIRLLCTALAVVPLVASCAVQPVEEPAGPQRPGYLAAADESLPAGGTLELQMPVDTGAATGLDPQLADVATSWQLMSLAYETLVTVGPGFQPEPGLAVSWESPSPTEYVFHLREGVTFANGRAMAAADVVGSMRRLLAGQGVWRTQIGPVESVTELDRKTVRFKLSSPYTPFLSALANTPAAVLPMAEIENGSVDPAKTMLGTGPFVVAFHRQDVLWRFKRRPGYWAPDRPVADAVNISIVPQEPTRIASLQNNSAGLAVLGNVDAPQVLAGVRGVRVRAQSTTDFYYLMLNSNAPGGKFADQRVRTAINIAMDRAQIAQIATNGLGKPTGVTPVDLPDACDPARLPSATAGLDRARQLLKEAGAENLKFSITAYATEPAPAVAQVIQQNLARIGVEVTIEQLDEGSWAGKVYGAVPAGFDAALSWFAGYAGAGMVAKWWNPEAAQFNIGFMKPNPELNRVIDSATSEPDGPARAPALRDLCAAVDQDAQMIPLVTRPVIIGYRADSVSPTVYANEGYGNAFRRLAEFRSAGGPA
- a CDS encoding primary-amine oxidase, whose protein sequence is MTDRCHPLAPLTAAEISRAREILGRSGLLRETTRFSYVGLTEPAKEDVAGHEADGSPVPRDVRALLLDIKSGEAEDVLVRLTDDTVLSRTPIDPEAAGQVPVLAEEHETVRAIMAADEGWRAALLRRGIEDPAQVYLAALSAGRFESIPDSGRRMVRVLAHWRPEPSTMVWAHPVDGLVAYVDLIERSVREIVDTGAVPIPAESGDYDDPEVSGLMRTSLRPIEITQPEGPSFTVAGDELHWENWRLRLGYDMREGLVLHQLGFRDGERYRPVLYRASVAEMVVPYADPGPIRFWQNYFDTGEYQLGRLANALELGCDCLGVITYLDAVVAGGDGRPVTLPNAICIHEEDDGVLWKHTDPSNHSRQTRRQRRLVISFFVTVGNYDYGFYWYLYLDGTIELKAKATGVVFTARYDERIAPYASQVAPELAAPYHQHLFNVRLDMSVDGGTNAVDEVEVERVPMSEQNPHGNAFRRRATRLRSERQAQRMAEPSLGRTWHVVNPEKRNRLGDAPGYALIPQGQPTLLADESSAIHGRATFAARHLWVTRYHPDERYPAGDLVNQGPAGAGLPAYTLADRDLDGTDLVLWHTFGMTHFPRPEDWPVMPVDHCGFVLRPVGFFDRNPTLDVPAPGGTHCSAPSAG
- a CDS encoding ABC transporter ATP-binding protein translates to MSALLQVDDLVVDYGSVRALDGARLTVRSGETVGIVGESGSGKSTLGAAIGGLLPRAARVTGGEVRVDGAAVGGMSAGELRALRRNRLGFIFQEPIGSLDPTMRIGKQVELALRGRGNRRDVLDRLATVKLADPARVARCYPHQLSGGMAQRVAIAMAMAAEPELLIADEPTAALDSQVREDVLDLVFSLAAEAGTTILWLSHDLPAVGRRCSRVVVMYGGRVVESGAAAAVLAEPRHPYTVALARSVPGAAAEGERLASIPGQPPVLTGAAAGCSFAPRCPAVLDSCAGERPRLHVSADRDVLCHRAEDAATAETVGAAR
- a CDS encoding ABC transporter permease — its product is MRLFSWWARRLVSAVLTLFFVSILIFAASRLMPGGFAEVVLGPFASPEQQAAVSEKYGLDQSLVAQYGLWLAAAVKGDLGTSLLSGEPVSSEFLLRIPVTVELTLLGIGAAVLIGIPLGVYSAVRAGERGGGALGRLAGGLGVSLPEFVLGSLVVFVFSRYALGLTVGGYRPLGEDVGANLRSMVLPAGVLSVFAIAVTARTTRDAVLNVLVEPYITASVARGETPLFIIARHVLRNASIPILVVLTTITAYLLGGAVIIEHLFNLPGVGSYVVQAVGRRDYAVVQAGVLLAAAVFVLLNMLTDATSGVLDPRFGVARTGKAVR